The genomic DNA caagtgttCTTGGATCCGGGCCTGGGTTCCAAATATGAAACCACCCTTATTCTAAATGGAAAGTCACATGAATAGTATCCAATTTCAGGTTCTGGAGAAAAACATTGTTGCTTTTGTGAAGGATGAGCTTAAGAAGTTTGAAAAGGTTCTGAGCGCAGATTACCCAGAATGCTCAGGGGGTcaaaacagagaagaggagatgaCTGATGAGCAGAGCTGGACCAGCAGAGAGGCATTTCTGAAGGTCACACAGGAGTTCATGAGGAGAATGAAGCTGGAGGACTTGGCCATCCTTCTGCAGAACAGTAAGAGGCCTTTAattaatgcagaaaaaaagagtaaaaaatgacaacaaaacgGATCATATGGTTCGATTAAGAGTTTGCATTGGTGAAAATTTCCCACAATCCTTACTTTAACAATCTAATGATAACCTTTGACTCTTGAATGAACATAAAACCATCGATGAATCACATGTTTACATATTCACAGCTGTGTCTTCTTTTTCCTCGTAGGAACTCTTGCTCCAGTTTGCCATTGTAAACTTAAATCCAGCCTgaaacagaagtttaaaaactTCTTTGATGGTATTCCTGAAGCAGGTTACCCAACCCTTCTGAATCAGATGTACACAGAGCTCCACATCACTGAAGGAGGGACGTCAGAGGTCAATTATGAACATGAAATCAGACAGATTGAAACAGCATCCAGGAAACAAGACAGACCGGAGACAACGATTCAATGCAAAGACATCTTTAAGGTCTTTTCTAGACCAGATAAACGGATCAGAATCGTGTTGACAGAAGGTGTAGCTGGCATTGGGaaaacagtcttaacacagAAATATACTCTGGACTGGGCTGAAGGCAAAGCAAACCAAGAGATGCAGTTCACCTTTCCATTCACTTTTAGAGAGCTGAATGTGCTGAAGGTGAAGCAGTTCAGTCTGGTGGAACTTGTTCAACACTTCTTCCTTGATGTCAAAGAATCAGGAATCTGCAGGTTTCAAGAGTTCCAGGTTTTGTTCATCTTTGACGGTCTGGATGAGTGCCGACTTCCTCTGGACTTCCAAAACAACGAAATCCTGACTGATGTCAAAGCGCCCGCCTCGGTTGACGTGCTGCTGACTAACCTCATCAGGGGGAAACTGCTTCCCTCTGCACACATCTGGATAACAAcacgacctgcagcagccaatcagatccccCGTAAGTGCATTGACATagtgacagaggtcagaggatTCACAGACGAACAAAAGGACGAGTATTTCCAAAAGAGATTCAGGGATGAGGAGCAGGCCAGCACAATCATCGCTCACGTCAAGACGTCACCGGGCCTCCACATCATGTGCCACATCCCcgtcttctgctggatcactgctaCAGTTCTGGAGGATGTGTTGATAACTAGAGAGGGTCCAACTCTCCCCAATACTTTCACTGAGTTGTTCAGCTACTTCCTGGTGGTGCAGTCCAAAATGACTAGAATCAAGTATGGAGGGGCTGAGGGAGATCCCAACTGGAGTCCCAAGAGTAAGGAGATGATTCTTTCTCTGGGAAAACTGGCTTTTGAGCAGCTGCAGGAAGGCAACTTGATCTTTGAAGAATCAGACTTGATGGAGTGTGGCATCGACATCAGAGCAGCCTCTGTGTACTCAGGAGTTTTCACACAgatctttaaagaggagagaggactgtaCCAGAATAGAGTATTCTGCTTTGTCCATCTGAGTGTTCAAGAGTTCCTGGCTGCTCTTTATGTCCATCTGACATTCTTCAAATCTGGTGTCAATCTGTtgtcagaagaaaaaacatcgCTGTGGTCTAAATTGGTGGGTGTCAGTCCTGAAACCTTTTACAAGAGTGCTGTGGACAAGGCCATCGAGAGTCCAAATGGACACCTGGATTTGTTCCTTCGCTTCCTTCTAGGTCTTTCTGTGCAAACTAATCAGTCTATCCTTAAAGGCCTAGTGACGGAGACAAGGAACAGTTCACAAATCAATCAGCAAACAGCCCAGTACATCAAGAAGAGGATGAATGAAAGTATTTCCCTGGAGAGAAGCATGAATCTGCTTCACTGTCTGAAGGAAGTGAAGGACTCTTCTCTGGTGGAGGAGATCCAACACTCTTTGAGTTCAGGAAGTCTCTCAGCGGATAAACTGTCTCCTGCTCAGTGGTCAGCTCTCGTCTTCATTTTACTGTCATCAGAAGAAAATCTGGACGAGTTTGACCTGACGAAATATTCTGCTTCAGAGGAAGCTCTTCTGAGGCTGCTGCCAGTTGTGAAAGCCTCCACTAAAGCTCTGTAGGTTAAAAGATGACATAAATTGAATCAATTAAAATGTATCCTACTACTTTGAATAATCTCACAATCCCTGTGTTGTTGCTGATTCTTCTTTAGGCTGAGTGGATGCAGtctctcagagagaagctgtgaagctTTGTCTTCAATACTCAGCTCCCCTTCCTCTAATCTGAGAGAACTAGACATGAGTAACAACGACCTGCGAGATTCAGGGCTAAAGTCGCTCTGCGCTGGGCTCGAGAGTCCGCACTGTACACTGGAGGTTCTCAGGTCAGTAGTGTTCAACTGATGACTTTTTACTAGTTGtataaataagaaaaagtaCATATTTACtatttattaaaatgatatTGTTTAATCTTTCTCACTCTGTCATACTTCTACTTGTACGCTGATGACTTGTTTTGCTGATACTTAACATCATGAAGTCAAGTCTTTAAACAATCTGCAAGGGAGACTTTATATATCTCTTCTGACCTGAGGAACAACCTGGTAACCCCCAGGTGGCGTGGAGAAAGACGCATTAAGATTTATTCTACTTActtttagggctttcacacttgaagaaaactcctgatatttgccagaggagctgcatgtgtgaacgcaaacaaacacattttttactctgacttcacccagagtttgtCCAGCAAGACCCCTAGTATTTCTTCCACAGCAAGTAAAAGTTGTGAaagagctgatgtgagaatgcatcaggatattatccggagaattcacctcgagccattGGGACTCGAACTCGAACATGGCTTTTTGAGCCTTCGTAGAACTGACTTTGACAAAAAGATAATTGCAACAGCAGTTCTAACAATAAAAGAGGATCAATGAAATGCACTCTAGTGGGGGGAAAAATAAACCTTGTAAATGTGGTTGTTTGTAGACTGTCCGGCTGCCTGATCACAAAGAAAGGCTGTGCTTCTCTGGTCTCTGCTCTGTGGTCCAGTTCCTCCAATCTGaaagagctggacctgagctacAATAATCCAGGAAATTCAGGAATGAAGCTGCTTTCTGGCCTGCAGAAACTACAAACTCTAAGGTATGGACTCTAAGTGTTGGTAGTTTGCGTAAGCGGGTCATTGAGTTGCACCCAAAACATCCTTTGTTGTTGATAAGAGCTGAcatgtctttctttttgcaTCAGGGCGGACCATGAAGGCTCGCAGTCAATGAAACCTGGTCTTAGAAAGTgtaagttgtgttgtttataatgAGAAGGTGTAgaataaaattgttttttaattgacaaAATTTCAAGAGTAGGGTTAAAACTAGCAATAGTTTTGTACCAAGGACATTGAAGCATCTGCAGGTTTTTACAACTAATTCGTATACAAAACTGCACGACGGATAACCTCTCAGCTGTCCTGTTGCATACAGCTGAGTGATTCCACATTTAGTTTAAAGGTCTAGGGTGGCCGGTAGGGTTCAcacgctcagcaactgatgaaacgacatacatttggaaaaacgCGCAGCGTATATAGAAATGCTGCACAttaaaaagcaaatgcaaactaccacaacaaatgcaaagacacaaacgcactGCAAACGAAACAAAtgcgctgcaaataggcaaaacaactgcataagcatcaaacacgctgcaagtacagaaacgtAACTTAAgtcaaaaatacacacaatcagaaaacaacagcaaacacagagagagtatATTGAGAGTACaagaagagagacagctaggaaCAGAAAGTAATGTTTAGATAGGGGAAGTTGTATCGTTGAAAGACACAGGATAACTTCACTGTTACTGAAACAGCGATATAAAGCGAGTCCGGACGGGATTTTGACATCGGGGACGAGAGCCGAGTGTGGGTCCGTGGCTGCAGCCCCGGGATGCCTGGATCTAGTGCTAGCTATGGGGCCATGAGCTCCAGTTCCAACTCCCTCTGCACCCGCTTTCCCAGCCTGACACTCGTGCTTTCGCAATCCCCAGAGCCCGGGTTGAACTTGTTGCTCGTCCCTTTGCTACAGCTTAACATTCTCCCTGgcatcaaacactgacacttcacCCACGGAGAGCCCTCTGCCCCGGGCTGGGCCtgacaagttcaaaatcctggcgGACGGAAGTCCCGTACTCAAGCCGGGCAACGGTGCCGGTAGCCGGGCAGCCAACTTAGCAAAGCTACCGGTCAATAAGACCTCATTTCtcaaagttgtgtgttttttcccccctacaTGTTATAAAGTCGCGTTTGCCTACAATAGAAAGTGGGGCAGAAACGCTGCTCCGGTGGTGTTTAGATAATAAATCTACTCCCACGGCGACCTGAGCAGTGATTCAATGAGAGCAGCCCGGGTACGTCAGGAGAAGCCCGGCACGTTGTCATCATTGTCTCATGTTAGCAGCTTTACCCGCTGTacccaagttatgtctcaggtttgaaacataaaacaatcaATCTTATGTCTTATGGCAAAAAGTCGTCTCATTCATCGTAGATCTTCATGTCAGCTTCATGAGTGTATAACCTTACAAACCTACCTCAACTAGCATAATGAATGCCCCTCTCCAATGAAGCCATTAAGCTACAGACTATAGTCAGCATGCTAATAgttgaatacacaaacacatactccacatgctaGTGTTGTAGTCTTCTTATAACAGCGTTTAATGACGTGACCAAATAACCTGTCAGttgtggtcttgaccggtcttgatttaaaatccagtccacccagtctgagaccgagacaataCCGAGAAAAACTGAAGACTGactttgagtactacaacactaccacATGCTAACAACGGGCTGTA from Labrus mixtus chromosome 11, fLabMix1.1, whole genome shotgun sequence includes the following:
- the LOC132983277 gene encoding NLR family CARD domain-containing protein 3-like isoform X2, with amino-acid sequence MSKSKQEVEGVPSSNNTQSEEDEIQTSHERSKVKGKYSPAPSGVSMKSDQSMGHPLVFKRDEQESKESPAPSGVSMKSDQSMGHPLVFKRDEQESKESPAPSGVSMKSDQSMGHPLVFKGQDPTSKVHEEPSEDFSGSETDLGSIFKVLEKNIVAFVKDELKKFEKVLSADYPECSGGQNREEEMTDEQSWTSREAFLKVTQEFMRRMKLEDLAILLQNRTLAPVCHCKLKSSLKQKFKNFFDGIPEAGYPTLLNQMYTELHITEGGTSEVNYEHEIRQIETASRKQDRPETTIQCKDIFKVFSRPDKRIRIVLTEGVAGIGKTVLTQKYTLDWAEGKANQEMQFTFPFTFRELNVLKVKQFSLVELVQHFFLDVKESGICRFQEFQVLFIFDGLDECRLPLDFQNNEILTDVKAPASVDVLLTNLIRGKLLPSAHIWITTRPAAANQIPRKCIDIVTEVRGFTDEQKDEYFQKRFRDEEQASTIIAHVKTSPGLHIMCHIPVFCWITATVLEDVLITREGPTLPNTFTELFSYFLVVQSKMTRIKYGGAEGDPNWSPKSKEMILSLGKLAFEQLQEGNLIFEESDLMECGIDIRAASVYSGVFTQIFKEERGLYQNRVFCFVHLSVQEFLAALYVHLTFFKSGVNLLSEEKTSLWSKLVGVSPETFYKSAVDKAIESPNGHLDLFLRFLLGLSVQTNQSILKGLVTETRNSSQINQQTAQYIKKRMNESISLERSMNLLHCLKEVKDSSLVEEIQHSLSSGSLSADKLSPAQWSALVFILLSSEENLDEFDLTKYSASEEALLRLLPVVKASTKALLSGCSLSERSCEALSSILSSPSSNLRELDMSNNDLRDSGLKSLCAGLESPHCTLEVLSSSNLKELDLSYNNPGNSGMKLLSGLQKLQTLRADHEGSQSMKPGLRKYSCELTLDLNTASRNVIVSENNRKLSVVREKQPYPEDPQRFSYWKQMLCKNRLTGRWYWEVEWTGNVYIAVTYEGIKRKGEGDDSCLGRNDQSWSLSCSDDGYSVLIRNSKKPIPVPVSNRVGVYLDWPAGTLSFYKISSDEMTHLYTIKTTFREPVYPAFRIKMDPFKSTVSLCQI
- the LOC132983277 gene encoding NLR family CARD domain-containing protein 3-like isoform X1 produces the protein MSKSKQEVEGVPSSNNTQSEEDEIQTSHERSKVKGKYSPAPSGVSMKSDQSMGHPLVFKRDEQESKESPAPSGVSMKSDQSMGHPLVFKRDEQESKESPAPSGVSMKSDQSMGHPLVFKGQDPTSKVHEEPSEDFSGSETDLGSIFKVLEKNIVAFVKDELKKFEKVLSADYPECSGGQNREEEMTDEQSWTSREAFLKVTQEFMRRMKLEDLAILLQNRTLAPVCHCKLKSSLKQKFKNFFDGIPEAGYPTLLNQMYTELHITEGGTSEVNYEHEIRQIETASRKQDRPETTIQCKDIFKVFSRPDKRIRIVLTEGVAGIGKTVLTQKYTLDWAEGKANQEMQFTFPFTFRELNVLKVKQFSLVELVQHFFLDVKESGICRFQEFQVLFIFDGLDECRLPLDFQNNEILTDVKAPASVDVLLTNLIRGKLLPSAHIWITTRPAAANQIPRKCIDIVTEVRGFTDEQKDEYFQKRFRDEEQASTIIAHVKTSPGLHIMCHIPVFCWITATVLEDVLITREGPTLPNTFTELFSYFLVVQSKMTRIKYGGAEGDPNWSPKSKEMILSLGKLAFEQLQEGNLIFEESDLMECGIDIRAASVYSGVFTQIFKEERGLYQNRVFCFVHLSVQEFLAALYVHLTFFKSGVNLLSEEKTSLWSKLVGVSPETFYKSAVDKAIESPNGHLDLFLRFLLGLSVQTNQSILKGLVTETRNSSQINQQTAQYIKKRMNESISLERSMNLLHCLKEVKDSSLVEEIQHSLSSGSLSADKLSPAQWSALVFILLSSEENLDEFDLTKYSASEEALLRLLPVVKASTKALLSGCSLSERSCEALSSILSSPSSNLRELDMSNNDLRDSGLKSLCAGLESPHCTLEVLRLSGCLITKKGCASLVSALWSSSSNLKELDLSYNNPGNSGMKLLSGLQKLQTLRADHEGSQSMKPGLRKYSCELTLDLNTASRNVIVSENNRKLSVVREKQPYPEDPQRFSYWKQMLCKNRLTGRWYWEVEWTGNVYIAVTYEGIKRKGEGDDSCLGRNDQSWSLSCSDDGYSVLIRNSKKPIPVPVSNRVGVYLDWPAGTLSFYKISSDEMTHLYTIKTTFREPVYPAFRIKMDPFKSTVSLCQI